The DNA sequence GTGCGCATATCGAGCGGAACGGCCCCGCCACCTTCCCATGACTGCGACAGCATCAGTTGGCCGTTGAGGCTGAACACATCCCCGGTACCCGGCTGCGCAGGCCCGGCAGCCAGGGTTATCAATACCTCATCGGATGTTGGATTGGGAGCGAAGGTGAAGCGGATGAGACGGGTTTCCAGGTTCACGGCGCTCACCGGTGAGTAGCTTGTTGTGCCATCTGTATCGACCTGCCGGAGACGGTAGTAGCTCTGGCCTGCCAGGGGCTGCCCGTCGGTGGCCTGGTATTCAGTCAAAGTCGTCGAAGTGCCTTGGCCCTTGGTGGTCAACAGGCTTTCGAAGCGACGCCCGTCGGCACTACGCTCTACGACGAAATAGGCAGCGTTTTTCTCCGATGCCGTGGCCCAACTCAGCACCACCCTTCCATTGGCTACGGCGGCGTCGAAACGCACAAGCTCCACCGGCAGCGGTGTTGCGGAGCAGATAGTGGTGCTCGAGCCGACAGTTCCACTCTGCGTGTCGAAGCCTCTATGAGTGGGCTGCGCGGTGTTTGATTCGCAGAAATTTAACTGGTTGGCAGAGGTGTTGCCGCCAAAAATGCCACTATTCGCCGAGGTACCCGTCACGGTAAAGCTGCCGCGCAGGGGGCTGGCCGGGCCGCTGATAGTCCCACTGTTAGTGAACGAGCCGATGGTAGCCACCGTCCCGCTATTCGTCACGGTCCCGCTATTGGTGAAAGATGATGACACGTTTATCTGACCGGAACGGCTGTTGACCAACGTGCCGGTGTTGGTGGACGTTTGGTAAGCCGTGACATTCAGCGTGGCTTGGTTGCTGATGCTCCCTTTGTTGTCAACGCCGCCCGATAAGTTGAAGGTACCCGCCAGGTTGCTGATGCTGGAACCGGCCGGCAGGACAAAGCTCGGCTTGCTGATGGTAAACGTGCTGTTATTCTGGAAAGTCGTCGGCCCATCAACGATAAGTCCGTTGCCCTGCGTGATGGTGCCGCCAGCCAGCGTCGTAAAAGTATTAGGACCCGTGACGGGAAAGTGGATGTCCAGACCCCAGTTACCGCTATTATTTATTGTCAGCGAGCTTTCATTTACTGGTACGCCCTTCCAGGTATTGGCCGTCGTATTTGAATGATTGATGGTCAGGCTGCCGCTCACGCTCACCTGGGTATTGTTCCAGACGCCGCTGTTGGTGATGGTAGTAGTGCCCGTCAGTTGACCGAACCCTTGGTTGTTCCAGGTGCCCGAATTGATGATGTTGGCATTACCCGGGCTGCCCACCGTGAATGAGCCCAGCGCCGCATCCCAGGTGCCCTGGTTGTTGATGGCGAAAGCCGTGAGCGAGTTCATGGCCAGGCTGGCGCTCCAGGTTTTGCTACTGCTATTGCTGATGCTCAGGCTGCCAGTAAAGTTGGCTCCCACCTGCCCACTCCAGGTGCCGTTGTTACTCAGCACAAACGCCTGGCCCGTGGTCGAACCGCCATAGAAAAGCACGCCGTTGACCGTGCCCGTGTTAGTAAACGTCAAGTTGCCTTTGGCTTCTAATTGATTGCCGCCGCCCCAGGTACCAGCATTCACCACCGTGAGCGGCGCCATAATTTTATTGCCGCCGTTATAAAAATTCCCGCTCCAGGTAGCCCCACTGTTGTTGTTGATGGTTGTAGTGGCATTGATGGCGTTGGAGCTACCGGAGACGTTGCAGCCACTGTTATTATTGATGACGCAGTTGGTCCCCTTAGTGGTCACAGTCAAGCTTCCGGTGTATGTGCTGGAGTTGCTGCCGTTAAAATTGACAGTACAATTGGGGGCGTCGATAATGATATCCCGGCTGAGGGTAGTTGCGGTCACGCAAACGACCTGATTAGCAGTCGTGATGTTATAAGTCGTATTAGCGTTGTTATTAGCTATCGTCAGGTTGCATGCTTGTGCCAGGGCGGTAGCATGGGTTCCGGCTACCAGCCCCACGCACAATAGTAGCATAATCCAACGGCCAAGGTTTCGGAAAGCGGGTGAGCGACGAGTATTATTTTTCACAATAAACAAGGATTAGTTGAAAAGTAGCTGGTTAATTTTTTTTAGAGTCTAGCTGTAGTGCTCCCCAAAAACTGGACAGTTTAGGCGGGCTAGCTTAGCTCGATTATGACCCCAAAACGCACCCGCCGCCGCTGTACGGCCGAGTTTAAAACCGAAGTGGCGCTGGCCGCGCTTACTGAGCGTCAGCCCTGGCTACCGATGATTCTCATGGTCTGCCCGTTGATTGTTACCGATTCGAGGTCTTTCGGGCCGAGGCCGGCGCCCGAAATGGTGACCGTGGCGCCCGCCGCTGCTTGGGCGGGGCTGAAACCGGAGATGGTTTAGACTACGGCGGCGGCGGGCAAGCCCAACGCCAAGGCGGCCAGCAGGGCCCGGCGCAGGGCCGTCGAAAACGAAAGAGTAGACAAGAACAACATGGAGAAAGAATAAAATAGCGAAGTGAAATAACCTGAACCTTAATCGAAGCTAAGTGCTCGTAAAGAGTGTTTTCCTGGTTAGTTTGAGTGATACAAAATTACCAGGGGCCCCGGGCAGGGCGGCACAGGGACCCCGTCCAGGGCCCCTGGTTTTCGGCAAACACGCACCGAAAAACCGCCAATGGGAGCATTTTCTCGGCCAACGATAAGGGCTAATTATGAGCTCAATTTTGAAATATGAAATGATTGATAGATAATATTGAATAATGCCTGGAGCCCGGCCCGCCACGGGCCCCGCCCTTGCGCCGATGGCGGCCCCCGCACTACCTTGTTGCCCCAAACGACCTCCTCATGAACCGCCGCTTTTTCCTCCGCACCGGCGCGCTGGCCAGCGCTGCCGTTTCCACGCTCACGCTAGCCGGCTGCTCCACCGCCCCGTCCACCCCGGCGCAAACCGACCCGGCCGCGGCGGGCCCCACCGGCGCGCCCGGGACCTTCGCCCTGCACGAAGCCACCGTGGCCGACTTGCAGCAGCACATGCAATCGGGCAAGTACACCGCCCGGGCCCTGTGCGAGCAGTACCTGAAGCGCATTGAAGAAGTAAATACCAAGGGGCCCAACCTGCGCGCCATCATCGAAACCAACCCCGACGCCCTGAAGCTGGCCGATGCACTCGACGCCGAGCGCAAGGCCGGCAAGGTGCGGGGGCCCCTGCACGGCATTCCGGTGCTCCTCAAAGACAACATCGACACCGGCGACCAGCAGCAAACCACCGCCGGCTCGCTGGCCCTGGCCGGCCATA is a window from the Hymenobacter nivis genome containing:
- a CDS encoding T9SS type A sorting domain-containing protein, translating into MKNNTRRSPAFRNLGRWIMLLLCVGLVAGTHATALAQACNLTIANNNANTTYNITTANQVVCVTATTLSRDIIIDAPNCTVNFNGSNSSTYTGSLTVTTKGTNCVINNNSGCNVSGSSNAINATTTINNNSGATWSGNFYNGGNKIMAPLTVVNAGTWGGGNQLEAKGNLTFTNTGTVNGVLFYGGSTTGQAFVLSNNGTWSGQVGANFTGSLSISNSSSKTWSASLAMNSLTAFAINNQGTWDAALGSFTVGSPGNANIINSGTWNNQGFGQLTGTTTITNSGVWNNTQVSVSGSLTINHSNTTANTWKGVPVNESSLTINNSGNWGLDIHFPVTGPNTFTTLAGGTITQGNGLIVDGPTTFQNNSTFTISKPSFVLPAGSSISNLAGTFNLSGGVDNKGSISNQATLNVTAYQTSTNTGTLVNSRSGQINVSSSFTNSGTVTNSGTVATIGSFTNSGTISGPASPLRGSFTVTGTSANSGIFGGNTSANQLNFCESNTAQPTHRGFDTQSGTVGSSTTICSATPLPVELVRFDAAVANGRVVLSWATASEKNAAYFVVERSADGRRFESLLTTKGQGTSTTLTEYQATDGQPLAGQSYYRLRQVDTDGTTSYSPVSAVNLETRLIRFTFAPNPTSDEVLITLAAGPAQPGTGDVFSLNGQLMLSQSWEGGGAVPLDMRTLPAGVYLLRIRTAGQQTMHRLLKL